A genomic stretch from Mycobacterium cookii includes:
- the cmrA gene encoding mycolate reductase (Catalyzes the final step in mycolic acid biosynthesis.) codes for MPVPAPSPDARAVVTGASQNIGEALATELAARGHGLIITARREDLLNKLADRLTEKYGVTVEVCPADLADTGERAKLVDELATRNISILCANAGTATFGSVSTLDASTERAQVQLNAVAVHDLVLAVLPGMIERKAGGILISGSAAGNSPIPYNATYAATKAFANTFSESLRGELRKTGVHVTVLAPGPVRTDLPDDSEASIVEKLVPDFLWISTEYTAKKSLDALARNKMRVVPGVTSKAMSVASQYAPRAIVAPIVGSFYKKMGG; via the coding sequence ATGCCGGTACCCGCCCCCAGTCCTGACGCCCGCGCCGTTGTAACCGGAGCTTCACAGAACATCGGCGAAGCTCTGGCCACCGAGTTGGCCGCTCGCGGCCACGGCCTGATCATCACGGCGCGCCGTGAGGACCTGCTCAACAAGCTGGCCGACCGCCTCACCGAGAAGTACGGCGTCACAGTCGAGGTGTGTCCGGCCGACCTCGCCGACACAGGAGAACGCGCGAAGCTGGTCGACGAGTTGGCCACCCGAAATATCTCGATCCTGTGCGCCAACGCCGGCACCGCGACGTTCGGTTCGGTGTCGACGCTCGACGCGTCGACCGAGCGGGCTCAGGTACAGCTCAACGCGGTCGCGGTACACGACCTGGTGCTCGCGGTGTTGCCGGGGATGATCGAGCGCAAGGCCGGCGGGATCTTGATTTCCGGTTCGGCAGCAGGTAATTCGCCGATCCCCTACAACGCGACCTATGCCGCCACCAAGGCGTTCGCGAACACCTTCAGTGAGTCGCTGCGTGGCGAACTGCGTAAGACGGGCGTGCACGTCACCGTGCTGGCGCCCGGCCCGGTCCGTACCGATCTGCCGGACGATTCCGAGGCCTCGATTGTGGAGAAGCTGGTGCCGGACTTTCTGTGGATCTCCACCGAGTACACCGCGAAAAAGTCGTTGGACGCGTTGGCGCGCAACAAAATGCGTGTGGTGCCCGGCGTGACGTCCAAGGCGATGTCGGTCGCGAGTCAATACGCGCCGCGGGCCATCGTGGCGCCGATCGTCGGAAGCTTCTACAAGAAGATGGGTGGCTGA
- a CDS encoding helicase HerA-like domain-containing protein, with the protein MSTESTDTPAKQIAKGYAVQGEALELGTVVVDDTADPTAQIRIPLATVNRHGLVAGATGTGKTKTLQVIAEQLSAAGVPVLMADVKGDLSGLSKPGESSDRVTARAKETGDNWQPSGFPVEFLSLGTKGIGVPVRATIASFGPILLSKVLGLNSTQESTLGLIFHWAQDKNYELLNLADLREVISYLTSDEGKVELKSLGGVSAQTAGVILRALVNLEAEGGDTFFGEPELDPKDLLSVEGGHGRISLLELGDQAARPVLFSTFLMWVLSTLFKSLPEVGDIDKPKLVFFFDEAHLLFSDASKAFLDQVEQTVKLIRSRGVGVFFCTQLPTDIPNDVLSQLGARIQHALRAFTPDDQKALTRTVRTYPKTDVYDLASALTSLGIGEAVVTVLSERGAPTPVAWTRLRSPRSLMAAIGDEAISAAAKSSQLQQKYGKTVDRESAYEKIQAKKAEAQANQPAQAGSKSAPEAAKKPGWFIRLVNSKGFLTFIRAFAPQLARSIVNSYNRRR; encoded by the coding sequence ATGAGCACTGAATCGACCGATACCCCCGCAAAGCAGATCGCCAAGGGCTACGCCGTTCAAGGCGAGGCCTTGGAGTTGGGGACTGTGGTTGTGGACGACACAGCTGACCCGACCGCGCAGATCCGCATTCCGCTGGCCACGGTCAACCGGCACGGCCTGGTGGCCGGCGCGACCGGCACCGGCAAGACCAAGACCCTGCAGGTGATCGCCGAGCAACTCTCGGCGGCGGGTGTGCCGGTGCTGATGGCCGACGTGAAGGGCGACCTATCCGGCTTGTCGAAGCCCGGTGAGAGCAGTGACAGAGTCACCGCACGCGCGAAGGAAACCGGTGACAACTGGCAGCCGAGCGGTTTCCCGGTGGAGTTCCTGTCGCTGGGCACCAAGGGAATCGGCGTCCCGGTCCGGGCCACGATCGCCAGCTTCGGCCCAATTCTGCTGTCGAAGGTGTTGGGGCTCAACAGTACTCAGGAGTCGACGCTCGGGCTGATCTTCCACTGGGCCCAGGACAAGAATTATGAGCTGCTGAACCTGGCTGACCTGCGTGAGGTGATCAGCTATCTGACCAGCGACGAGGGCAAGGTTGAGCTGAAATCGCTGGGTGGTGTTTCGGCGCAGACAGCCGGGGTGATCTTGCGCGCGCTGGTCAACCTCGAAGCCGAGGGCGGGGACACGTTTTTCGGTGAGCCGGAACTCGATCCCAAAGACCTGTTGAGCGTCGAGGGCGGCCACGGCCGGATCTCGCTGCTCGAGCTCGGCGACCAGGCGGCCCGCCCGGTGCTGTTCTCCACCTTCTTGATGTGGGTGTTGTCCACGTTGTTCAAGTCGCTGCCCGAGGTCGGCGACATCGACAAGCCCAAGCTGGTGTTCTTCTTCGACGAGGCGCACCTGCTGTTCTCCGACGCGTCGAAGGCATTCCTGGATCAGGTCGAACAGACCGTCAAGCTGATCCGCTCCCGCGGTGTCGGCGTATTCTTTTGCACCCAGCTGCCCACCGACATCCCCAACGACGTGCTGTCGCAACTCGGCGCGCGCATTCAGCATGCGCTGCGCGCCTTTACGCCCGACGACCAGAAAGCTCTGACCCGAACCGTCCGGACCTATCCGAAAACCGATGTCTACGACCTTGCTTCGGCGCTGACGTCGCTGGGCATCGGAGAAGCGGTCGTCACGGTGTTGTCGGAGCGGGGCGCGCCGACACCGGTCGCCTGGACCAGGTTGCGCTCACCTCGCTCGCTGATGGCCGCCATCGGCGACGAGGCGATCAGCGCGGCAGCCAAATCCAGCCAGCTGCAACAGAAATACGGCAAGACCGTCGACCGTGAATCGGCTTACGAGAAAATCCAAGCCAAAAAGGCTGAGGCTCAAGCCAATCAGCCGGCTCAGGCGGGATCGAAGTCGGCGCCCGAAGCCGCGAAGAAGCCGGGCTGGTTCATTCGATTAGTGAACAGTAAGGGCTTTCTGACTTTCATCAGGGCGTTTGCGCCCCAGCTCGCTCGCAGCATCGTCAACTCGTACAACCGACGCCGGTAG
- the orn gene encoding oligoribonuclease encodes MRDQLVWIDCEMTGLDLSADKLIEIAVLVTDAELNVLGDGVDVVIHAEDAALSSMAAVVTDMHTSSGLIEEVRASTVDLATAEAAVLDYIRQHVKQAKTAPLAGNSIATDRGFIARDMPTLDSFLHYRMVDVSSIKELCRRWYPRIYYGQPAKGLAHRALADIQESIRELQYYRRTAFVAPPGPTTSEIATVADELGVPSADAE; translated from the coding sequence GTGCGGGACCAACTGGTGTGGATCGACTGCGAGATGACCGGGCTGGATCTGAGCGCGGACAAGTTGATCGAGATCGCCGTCCTGGTGACCGATGCCGAGCTCAACGTTCTCGGCGACGGCGTCGACGTGGTGATTCACGCCGAGGACGCCGCGTTGTCGTCGATGGCCGCGGTGGTCACCGATATGCACACCAGCTCCGGCCTCATCGAGGAGGTCCGCGCGTCCACGGTGGATCTGGCAACAGCCGAGGCGGCGGTGCTCGACTACATCCGCCAACACGTCAAGCAAGCGAAAACGGCACCGCTGGCGGGCAACTCGATCGCCACCGACCGCGGTTTCATCGCCCGCGACATGCCCACTCTGGACTCGTTCCTGCACTACCGAATGGTCGATGTGAGCTCCATCAAAGAGTTGTGCCGTCGTTGGTATCCGCGCATCTACTACGGCCAGCCGGCCAAAGGCCTGGCGCATCGGGCGCTGGCCGACATTCAGGAGTCCATCCGCGAACTGCAGTACTACCGGCGCACCGCATTCGTGGCGCCACCAGGCCCTACGACCAGCGAAATTGCGACGGTCGCCGACGAACTCGGGGTTCCGTCAGCCGACGCGGAGTAA
- a CDS encoding L,D-transpeptidase, with translation MVPLAVFGLGACSSGGSNPAPKAIMDKATPFNDLLVPKLTTSVTDGAVGVAVDSPVTVSADNGVLASVEMVNANGGTVEGQLSRDGVHWSTTEKLGYNRLYTLTAKARGLGGVATRQLTFQTHSPHNLTMPYAAPRDGEVVGVGEPVAIQFDENIANREAAEKAIVVTADPPVEGAFYWLNNREVRWRPEHFWKPGTNVNVAVNTYGVDLGDGVFGEDNARTHFTIGDEVIATADDNTKMVTVRVNGEVVKTMPTSMGKDSTPTASGTYILGVRFAHMIMDSSTYGVPVNSPNGYRTEVDFATQMSYSGVFVHSAPWSVGAQGHTNTSHGCLNVSPSNAQWFFEHTKRGDIVEVLNTIGPPLSGTEGLGDWNIPWDQWRAGNAKT, from the coding sequence ATGGTCCCGCTCGCCGTTTTCGGCCTGGGCGCTTGCAGCAGCGGCGGCAGCAACCCGGCGCCGAAGGCCATCATGGACAAGGCCACGCCATTCAACGACCTGCTCGTGCCGAAGCTCACCACGTCGGTGACCGACGGCGCCGTCGGCGTCGCGGTAGACAGCCCGGTGACGGTCAGCGCCGACAACGGGGTGCTGGCCTCCGTCGAGATGGTCAACGCAAACGGCGGGACCGTGGAAGGCCAGCTCAGCCGCGACGGCGTGCACTGGTCGACCACCGAGAAGCTCGGCTACAACCGGCTCTACACGCTGACCGCCAAAGCCCGTGGGCTCGGTGGCGTAGCCACCCGTCAGCTGACCTTCCAGACCCACTCTCCGCACAACCTGACCATGCCGTACGCAGCGCCGCGCGACGGTGAGGTGGTTGGCGTCGGCGAGCCGGTCGCGATTCAGTTCGACGAGAACATCGCCAATCGCGAGGCCGCCGAGAAGGCCATCGTGGTGACCGCCGATCCGCCCGTCGAGGGCGCGTTCTACTGGCTGAACAATCGCGAAGTGCGCTGGCGCCCGGAGCATTTCTGGAAGCCGGGCACCAACGTCAACGTCGCGGTAAACACCTACGGCGTCGACCTGGGTGACGGAGTCTTCGGCGAGGACAACGCACGCACCCACTTCACCATCGGCGACGAAGTCATCGCGACCGCCGACGACAACACCAAGATGGTGACCGTGCGGGTCAACGGCGAGGTGGTCAAGACCATGCCGACATCGATGGGCAAGGACAGCACTCCCACCGCCAGCGGCACCTACATCCTCGGTGTGCGGTTCGCGCACATGATCATGGACTCGTCGACCTACGGCGTTCCGGTGAACTCGCCCAACGGATATCGCACCGAAGTCGATTTCGCCACGCAGATGTCCTACAGCGGTGTGTTCGTGCATTCGGCACCGTGGTCGGTGGGCGCGCAGGGCCACACCAACACCAGCCACGGCTGTCTGAATGTGAGTCCCAGCAACGCGCAATGGTTCTTCGAACACACCAAGCGCGGTGACATCGTCGAGGTGCTCAACACCATCGGGCCGCCGTTGTCGGGCACCGAAGGACTGGGGGACTGGAACATTCCCTGGGATCAGTGGCGCGCCGGCAACGCCAAGACGTAA
- a CDS encoding DUF305 domain-containing protein, whose amino-acid sequence MGAVAVVVFARGPVTPLTATDIGFAQDMSAHHQQAITMSDMVARDAAPEVRALADQIRLTQLREIGQMTGWLQLAGAPVVSPLPMAWMTADTGHHMGGGGIKMAGLASPADLTLLQRATGRDNEVLFLQLMTRHHQGGIEMAAYVTQHSSTGSVHQTAVAMIDEQSQEVIFMAFLLKQRGSAPMAYP is encoded by the coding sequence GTGGGCGCGGTCGCGGTCGTTGTCTTCGCACGGGGGCCGGTAACGCCGCTGACGGCCACCGATATCGGCTTCGCACAAGACATGTCGGCCCACCATCAGCAGGCGATCACCATGTCCGACATGGTCGCCAGGGATGCAGCCCCCGAGGTGCGCGCGCTGGCCGATCAGATCAGACTCACCCAACTCCGCGAGATCGGACAGATGACGGGGTGGCTTCAACTGGCCGGTGCACCCGTCGTCTCGCCGCTCCCCATGGCGTGGATGACGGCTGACACCGGTCACCACATGGGTGGTGGCGGCATCAAGATGGCTGGCCTAGCGTCACCGGCAGACCTCACCCTCCTACAACGGGCCACAGGCCGCGACAACGAAGTCCTGTTCCTGCAACTCATGACGCGTCACCACCAAGGCGGCATCGAGATGGCGGCCTACGTCACGCAACACAGCTCCACCGGCAGCGTGCACCAGACCGCGGTGGCCATGATCGATGAACAGAGCCAGGAAGTGATCTTCATGGCGTTCCTCCTCAAGCAACGCGGCAGCGCCCCGATGGCCTACCCGTAA
- a CDS encoding LVIVD repeat-containing protein — translation MRTAALCVVAILVAVSGGISVAEPPPGFDPRFDVWRTSAPAASCRPADRVETGLQGEVTLEDRASGRSTQGYACNIDLVGQYQGKGANFISASYKNCTYVGATWPHTDGVAVVDASDPSRPQLTDNLTEPAMVGGTWESLKVNEARGLLAATGVPFYTGFGYFSIYDISQDCAHPRLLNFGRGSLPGMRIGMLTHEGAFSPDGNTYWSSGSMWVTALDVSDPTDPHTVWSAPAGLGTHGMGFTPDGDTMYMSTLAGVNILDTSAIQDRAQPGFTMHQLLPLRGDKHWADGQFTQHSIYVTYRGVPHIFTVDESGSGGVKLFDAFDPANLLLRNDIKLAINLPAHQDRWMSSAINDGFFGYDPHYCSVDRQDDPLALACGWQQSGIRVFDVRDPEHIREIAYYNPPAQTGKQAELTNSVHAVFGKLMAAPLSGTLAVSRAILAGDVRPDGSITAARNSQHVGNDMTADWCMSPPEFRGNMLVVTCSDNGLMALVLDPRVYPPR, via the coding sequence ATGCGGACCGCAGCCCTATGCGTGGTTGCGATACTCGTCGCTGTGAGCGGCGGAATCTCCGTGGCTGAGCCGCCGCCAGGCTTCGATCCTCGCTTCGACGTGTGGCGGACCTCGGCGCCTGCAGCATCCTGCCGGCCCGCCGACCGGGTGGAGACCGGCCTGCAGGGTGAAGTGACGCTAGAGGATCGTGCTTCCGGGCGTAGCACTCAGGGCTATGCGTGCAACATCGACCTTGTCGGCCAATACCAAGGCAAGGGCGCGAACTTCATCAGCGCGTCCTATAAGAACTGCACCTATGTCGGGGCAACCTGGCCCCATACCGACGGGGTGGCGGTCGTCGACGCATCCGACCCCAGCCGTCCGCAACTGACCGACAACCTCACCGAACCCGCAATGGTCGGCGGCACCTGGGAATCGTTGAAAGTCAACGAAGCCCGGGGATTGCTGGCAGCCACGGGTGTCCCGTTCTACACCGGGTTCGGGTACTTCTCGATCTATGACATCTCTCAGGATTGTGCCCATCCTCGGTTGCTGAACTTCGGGCGTGGTTCGCTGCCGGGGATGCGGATCGGAATGCTCACCCACGAGGGCGCATTCTCTCCGGACGGGAACACCTATTGGTCATCCGGCTCGATGTGGGTCACCGCGCTCGATGTCAGCGACCCCACCGACCCGCACACGGTGTGGAGCGCACCTGCGGGACTGGGCACCCATGGCATGGGCTTCACCCCGGACGGCGACACCATGTACATGTCCACACTGGCCGGGGTGAACATCCTGGACACCTCCGCGATCCAGGACCGTGCCCAGCCGGGTTTCACGATGCACCAGCTGCTGCCGTTGCGCGGAGACAAGCACTGGGCCGATGGGCAGTTCACCCAGCACAGCATCTACGTCACCTACCGCGGGGTTCCGCACATCTTCACCGTCGATGAGTCCGGTTCGGGAGGCGTCAAACTTTTCGATGCCTTCGACCCCGCGAACCTGTTGCTGCGCAACGACATCAAGCTGGCGATCAATCTGCCTGCGCACCAGGACCGGTGGATGTCCAGCGCCATCAACGATGGCTTCTTCGGCTACGACCCGCACTACTGCAGCGTCGATCGTCAAGACGATCCCCTTGCGCTTGCCTGTGGTTGGCAGCAGTCGGGGATCCGGGTTTTCGACGTGCGCGATCCGGAGCACATCCGCGAGATCGCCTATTACAACCCGCCCGCGCAGACCGGTAAGCAGGCCGAGCTCACCAACTCGGTGCACGCCGTCTTCGGCAAGCTGATGGCCGCTCCGCTCAGCGGCACCCTGGCGGTTTCGCGCGCCATCCTGGCGGGTGACGTGCGACCCGACGGGTCCATCACCGCGGCCAGGAACAGCCAGCACGTCGGCAACGACATGACCGCCGACTGGTGCATGTCCCCGCCGGAGTTCCGCGGCAACATGCTCGTCGTCACCTGCTCGGACAACGGACTCATGGCACTCGTCCTCGACCCACGGGTCTACCCGCCACGATGA
- a CDS encoding TetR/AcrR family transcriptional regulator gives MSVETRSRRSPRGDNTRATILTAAEKLFAEHGIAAVSHRQIVAAARQGNGAAIGYHFGTTTDLVRAIEDKHGDHIESLRTRTISDMGSSPGLRDWVACLVLPLTDHLSAIGTPSWYARFAAQVLTDPTYRRIIIKNSFESASLHHVVEEIGRALPEVPEQELAERSVMMRTMLIYTCAEFERVLAEGNPSPWPHWPAAAHGLIDGIVALMQGPVTRLD, from the coding sequence GTGAGCGTCGAGACCCGCAGCCGTCGATCCCCGCGAGGCGACAACACCCGGGCGACAATCCTCACCGCAGCAGAGAAGCTCTTCGCCGAACATGGGATCGCGGCGGTCTCGCACCGGCAGATCGTCGCCGCAGCACGGCAAGGCAACGGCGCCGCGATCGGCTACCACTTCGGCACCACGACGGACCTCGTTCGCGCCATCGAAGACAAGCACGGCGACCACATCGAATCGCTGCGCACCCGAACCATCTCCGACATGGGCTCCTCGCCCGGGTTGCGGGACTGGGTGGCGTGCCTGGTGCTGCCGCTGACCGACCACTTGAGCGCCATCGGCACACCGAGTTGGTATGCGCGGTTCGCCGCTCAGGTGCTGACCGATCCCACCTATCGGCGGATCATCATCAAGAACAGCTTCGAATCAGCGAGTCTGCACCACGTCGTCGAAGAGATCGGCCGCGCACTGCCGGAGGTGCCCGAGCAGGAGCTTGCCGAACGCAGCGTCATGATGCGCACGATGCTGATCTACACCTGCGCTGAATTCGAACGTGTGCTCGCCGAGGGAAATCCGTCACCGTGGCCGCACTGGCCCGCGGCCGCGCACGGTTTGATCGACGGCATCGTCGCTCTGATGCAAGGTCCTGTCACACGCCTGGATTAG